A DNA window from Rubripirellula tenax contains the following coding sequences:
- the metK gene encoding methionine adenosyltransferase translates to MADFILDPQRPDRDESPEKAVVTTARYLFTSESVSMGHPDKLADRISDGILDALLAEDPNSRVACETMVTTGIAIIAGEITTKAKINYSDVVRGVINEVGYTDDDFGISGNTCSVMVSLDTQSPDIAQGVDREGAGDQGLMFGYACKDTPELMPLPISLSHRIINRLTEARFAKEVDWLRPDNKAQVTVEYEGNTPIRIDTVVVSAQHNPEVTNDEIKAFIIKKIIEPLLPANLIKGDINYHINPTGKFVIGGPHGDCGLTGRKIIVDTYGGWGRHGGGAFSGKDSTKVDRSAAYMARYVAKNIVASGLAERCEVQLAYAIGVVEPVSVNVDTEGTGKIDDAQLCELVRAHFPLTPKGIIEHLKLRRPVFKETSAGGHFGREGDGFTWEKTDKAKALAAAAGAVATA, encoded by the coding sequence ATGGCTGACTTTATTTTAGACCCTCAGCGTCCCGACAGGGACGAAAGCCCGGAGAAAGCCGTCGTGACAACCGCTCGCTATCTGTTTACCAGTGAATCGGTCAGCATGGGACACCCCGACAAGCTGGCCGACCGAATTTCCGACGGAATCCTCGACGCGCTGTTGGCCGAAGATCCCAACAGCCGCGTTGCCTGCGAAACGATGGTCACCACCGGTATCGCCATCATTGCCGGCGAAATCACGACCAAGGCAAAAATCAATTACTCCGACGTGGTTCGCGGCGTCATCAACGAAGTCGGTTACACCGACGACGATTTCGGCATCAGCGGTAACACCTGTTCGGTGATGGTGTCGCTTGACACGCAAAGCCCTGACATCGCCCAAGGCGTCGACCGCGAAGGCGCCGGCGACCAAGGTTTGATGTTCGGTTACGCATGCAAAGACACACCCGAATTGATGCCACTGCCGATCTCGCTGTCGCACCGCATCATCAACCGTTTGACCGAAGCACGCTTCGCGAAAGAAGTGGATTGGCTGCGTCCAGACAATAAGGCGCAAGTTACCGTCGAATACGAAGGCAACACGCCGATCCGCATCGACACCGTGGTTGTTAGCGCGCAACACAACCCCGAGGTCACCAATGATGAAATCAAAGCCTTTATCATCAAGAAGATCATCGAACCGTTGTTGCCGGCGAACTTGATCAAGGGCGACATCAACTACCACATCAACCCGACCGGCAAGTTCGTCATCGGCGGACCGCACGGCGATTGTGGTTTGACCGGTCGAAAGATCATCGTCGACACCTATGGTGGTTGGGGTCGTCACGGTGGTGGCGCGTTTAGCGGCAAGGACAGCACCAAGGTGGACCGTTCGGCCGCTTACATGGCGCGTTACGTCGCCAAGAACATCGTTGCATCCGGTTTGGCAGAACGATGCGAAGTCCAATTGGCCTACGCAATCGGTGTCGTCGAACCCGTCAGCGTCAATGTCGACACCGAAGGCACCGGCAAAATCGACGACGCCCAGTTGTGCGAATTGGTGCGAGCACACTTTCCGTTGACTCCCAAGGGAATCATCGAACACCTGAAACTGCGTCGTCCCGTGTTCAAGGAAACCAGCGCGGGCGGTCACTTCGGCCGCGAAGGCGACGGTTTTACGTGGGAAAAAACCGACAAAGCCAAAGCCCTGGCTGCGGCGGCCGGCGCCGTGGCAACGGCCTAG
- a CDS encoding glycosyltransferase family 2 protein has product MNETRDVPELSIVIPAYNEEKNIGPCLDDLIECIVSAAGIRTEIIVVNDNSSDDTEAEVLIRIQRHPDVVRLIRRHPPGGFGRAVRTGLEFASGDVMIVYMADRSDHPEDALRYFEKIREGYDCVFGSRFIDGSNVRNYPPTKLWVNRIVNKAIQWMFWTNMNDLTNAFKAYRRDVVRTCGPYKTCHFNITLEMSLSALIAGYRIVEIPIGWEGRTWGSTNLRMREMGRRYLCTLLMLFFQRILVNDDVRSERLDETTFAEEVHLELGTSGDG; this is encoded by the coding sequence ATGAATGAGACGCGTGACGTGCCTGAGCTTTCGATCGTCATTCCGGCCTACAACGAAGAGAAGAACATTGGACCATGCCTGGACGATTTGATCGAATGCATCGTTTCGGCTGCCGGCATTCGCACCGAGATCATCGTCGTCAACGATAACAGCAGTGACGACACCGAAGCGGAAGTCCTGATACGAATCCAACGTCATCCCGACGTGGTGCGATTGATTCGCCGTCATCCGCCGGGCGGATTCGGACGGGCCGTAAGGACCGGGTTGGAATTTGCGAGCGGCGACGTGATGATCGTTTACATGGCCGATCGTTCGGACCATCCCGAAGATGCGCTGCGGTACTTCGAAAAGATCCGCGAAGGATACGACTGTGTCTTTGGATCACGCTTCATCGACGGATCGAATGTCCGAAACTATCCACCGACAAAACTGTGGGTCAATCGCATTGTCAACAAAGCGATCCAGTGGATGTTTTGGACCAATATGAATGACTTGACCAACGCGTTCAAGGCATACCGACGCGATGTCGTCCGAACCTGTGGGCCCTACAAAACGTGCCACTTCAACATCACGTTGGAAATGTCGTTAAGCGCGTTGATCGCCGGTTATCGCATCGTCGAGATTCCGATCGGCTGGGAAGGCCGCACTTGGGGATCCACCAATTTGCGGATGCGTGAAATGGGGCGACGTTATTTGTGTACGCTTTTGATGTTGTTCTTTCAACGAATTTTGGTGAACGATGACGTTCGTTCCGAACGACTTGATGAAACGACATTCGCCGAGGAAGTTCACTTGGAACTTGGCACCAGCGGCGACGGATGA
- a CDS encoding ArnT family glycosyltransferase, which produces MDNDNRLHRSKSSWWWIAIPILVFAVLRLPTVVHSPGMQDEQWFAVPGWTVWNEGVPRIPYVPTRHRDTLFENADRCLMTLPPALHYFQAPFHAVFSPGYSTSRLPLFFGALISIAITFGFAKRIGASTGSALLAALLMAVCRPLMFTGTVTRPDLLCAVCGWSTIILLWRYFDAPRFGTLVASGLMCGLGGLFHPFAIVFAMQSGVAMVAAGPGIVTIVKRLATFGISCAAAISLWVPLVIRFPEEFRSQFFANVIDRAGPGLPSRLIWPWPSIDHHAGLLMEFVGPWQLLFFGIALVGASWISFYHWPRHQAVGFVALLWSSVFLTAVVAGIHPTKGYWVYPCVWILAGLAIALDRLLRNQSTMKRRLALAIVAAVSGLMMFPGCGIRSTYLYLTHWGDPSYHGRAFIADVLSDLPEEGLFLADLSYVYDIYLSGRTTILCQERAQYWGDQELDYEAILLAWEGNDANWPEQYNAIRSKRIGSDQPIQKCFVDIYKQKGVTDE; this is translated from the coding sequence ATGGACAACGACAATCGCTTGCATCGGAGCAAGTCATCGTGGTGGTGGATCGCGATCCCAATCTTGGTTTTTGCAGTTCTGCGATTGCCAACGGTTGTCCATTCACCCGGCATGCAGGATGAACAATGGTTCGCCGTCCCGGGTTGGACCGTTTGGAACGAAGGCGTGCCCCGAATACCGTACGTTCCTACACGGCACCGGGACACACTTTTTGAGAACGCCGACCGATGTCTGATGACACTTCCCCCGGCGCTTCATTACTTTCAAGCGCCCTTCCATGCCGTGTTCTCACCTGGCTATTCGACTTCGCGATTACCTCTGTTCTTCGGCGCGTTGATCTCGATCGCCATCACCTTTGGATTCGCCAAACGCATTGGGGCTAGCACGGGATCGGCGCTGTTGGCGGCCCTTTTGATGGCGGTGTGTCGACCACTTATGTTCACCGGGACGGTGACGCGACCCGATTTGTTGTGCGCAGTCTGTGGCTGGTCCACAATCATTTTGCTTTGGCGATACTTCGACGCCCCAAGATTCGGAACGCTGGTTGCCAGCGGGTTGATGTGTGGACTCGGCGGATTGTTTCACCCTTTTGCGATCGTGTTTGCGATGCAATCGGGCGTGGCGATGGTCGCAGCAGGGCCAGGAATCGTCACGATCGTAAAACGCCTTGCGACGTTTGGGATTTCTTGTGCCGCAGCGATATCGTTGTGGGTACCGCTGGTGATCCGATTCCCCGAGGAATTCCGCAGTCAATTTTTTGCTAACGTCATCGATCGTGCAGGGCCGGGTCTGCCCAGCCGATTGATTTGGCCTTGGCCATCCATCGATCATCACGCCGGGTTGTTGATGGAGTTTGTCGGACCCTGGCAATTGCTTTTCTTCGGCATCGCCTTGGTCGGCGCGTCCTGGATCAGTTTTTACCACTGGCCGCGGCATCAGGCCGTTGGTTTTGTTGCGTTGCTTTGGTCAAGCGTGTTTCTGACCGCGGTGGTCGCTGGGATCCATCCGACGAAGGGGTACTGGGTCTATCCATGCGTTTGGATCCTAGCGGGACTTGCCATCGCGCTCGATCGATTGCTGCGAAATCAATCGACGATGAAACGAAGGCTAGCGTTGGCGATCGTTGCCGCCGTCTCGGGCCTAATGATGTTTCCAGGGTGCGGAATTCGGTCGACCTATTTGTATCTGACCCACTGGGGCGATCCGTCCTATCATGGACGTGCCTTCATCGCCGACGTTTTGTCGGATCTGCCCGAAGAGGGACTTTTTCTTGCGGATCTGTCGTACGTCTATGACATCTATCTAAGCGGCCGAACGACGATACTTTGCCAAGAACGGGCACAATACTGGGGCGATCAAGAATTAGATTACGAAGCGATTCTGTTGGCGTGGGAAGGCAACGACGCAAATTGGCCAGAACAATACAACGCGATAAGGTCAAAGCGTATCGGCAGCGACCAGCCGATCCAAAAGTGCTTTGTCGATATCTATAAGCAGAAGGGTGTCACCGATGAATGA
- a CDS encoding NAD-dependent epimerase/dehydratase family protein encodes MNVLITGACGFVGSSIARYLLEANESIEVHGIDNLIRRGSETNRDDLIRRSVRIRHADIRIPSDLAAIGDVDWVIDAAAMPSVLAGVDGTVSATQLVQHNLVGTLNLIEFCRERNAGLVLLSTSRVYSIDELNRIPLKVVSDRFAIDGDGPGVTGAGIDESFSTTAPISLYGATKLASETMAIEYGLTYDFPVRINRCGVIGGAGQFGRADQGIFAFWIHSHLRKKPIRYIGFGGSGHQVRDCLHPRDLARLVNDQIHFSGTKKPGIVHVSGGIESSASLRELTRWCDDRFGLHPVIAGDESRTFDVPWVVLDSSLAKDAWSWKPDYAIEDIFEEIAQHAEANPTWLELSL; translated from the coding sequence TTGAACGTTCTGATCACCGGTGCCTGTGGCTTTGTCGGTTCTTCGATCGCCCGCTACTTGCTGGAAGCGAACGAGTCGATTGAGGTCCACGGGATTGATAATCTGATCCGCCGGGGTAGCGAGACCAACCGTGACGACCTAATCAGGCGATCGGTACGAATACGTCATGCCGACATTCGAATACCGAGCGACTTAGCCGCCATAGGCGACGTCGATTGGGTGATCGATGCAGCAGCGATGCCCAGCGTTTTGGCGGGCGTCGACGGAACCGTTTCGGCGACCCAGTTGGTCCAGCACAATTTGGTTGGCACGTTGAACTTGATCGAATTTTGTCGTGAACGTAACGCCGGCCTGGTCCTGTTGAGCACCAGCCGCGTTTACTCGATCGACGAACTGAACCGAATTCCGTTGAAAGTGGTGAGTGACCGATTCGCGATTGACGGCGACGGACCGGGCGTGACCGGTGCGGGTATCGACGAGTCTTTTTCGACCACCGCGCCGATCTCGTTGTACGGCGCGACGAAATTGGCATCGGAAACGATGGCGATCGAGTACGGTTTGACCTACGACTTTCCCGTTCGGATCAATCGGTGTGGCGTCATCGGCGGGGCGGGACAATTTGGCAGGGCGGATCAAGGCATCTTCGCCTTCTGGATTCACTCTCATTTGCGCAAAAAACCGATTCGGTACATCGGCTTTGGCGGATCGGGTCACCAGGTTCGCGACTGCCTGCACCCTCGCGATCTTGCCAGATTGGTCAACGACCAGATTCATTTTTCGGGCACTAAAAAACCGGGGATCGTTCACGTCAGCGGCGGTATCGAATCGTCGGCATCGTTACGGGAATTGACTCGGTGGTGTGACGATCGATTTGGACTCCACCCTGTGATAGCAGGCGACGAATCACGAACGTTCGACGTGCCGTGGGTGGTCCTGGATTCTTCGCTTGCGAAGGACGCTTGGTCTTGGAAACCCGACTACGCGATCGAAGATATTTTTGAGGAAATCGCACAACACGCCGAGGCCAACCCAACTTGGCTGGAGCTTTCCCTTTGA
- a CDS encoding AAA family ATPase, with the protein MEEALNGWMLAGGAAAVTILATGWGHVKSLYSQVAGRVVVKITTSGYQADAILLYLKHHFTASRFGPRAYVGWKLFVRPKSRVQLVSMEIAPPTGRLYWKGWQPIWVAKSKDGLGDLEEGLQAADYDYQTISITFPRGTIDPDKLISDATNFFNDQVRDYESTGGRRHSIRFIHGTAGNTATIQMKGKSGGKSPTSSSDIRACLSHRPLGWTFSDFGSDPGEDVSAIDGLALDEVALDLVREAGRWRETEAWHHERGLPWRRGYLLHGEPGTGKTALARAMAEDLDLPVFVYDLATLKNDELLKAWNQMLAEVPCMALMEDIDAVFDGRKNIAVQNGPGLTFDCLLNCLDGVQRADGLMVMITTNHLEKIDPAIGQPGAIGSRPGRIDRVVSMGRLDEEGRRKLAERILRDWPHWIDDLCQAGRGDTPAQFQERCSRLALKLHYGDLNGQPDVPTAMQKI; encoded by the coding sequence GTGGAAGAAGCGTTGAACGGTTGGATGTTGGCGGGCGGTGCCGCTGCCGTCACGATTTTGGCCACCGGTTGGGGACACGTGAAGAGTCTCTACAGCCAGGTAGCCGGGCGGGTCGTCGTCAAGATCACGACCAGCGGCTATCAAGCCGATGCGATCCTCCTTTATCTGAAGCATCACTTCACGGCATCGCGTTTCGGGCCTCGCGCCTATGTGGGGTGGAAGCTATTTGTGCGACCCAAGTCCCGCGTGCAATTGGTGTCAATGGAAATCGCGCCGCCGACGGGACGACTGTATTGGAAGGGCTGGCAACCGATTTGGGTCGCGAAGAGCAAAGACGGGCTTGGCGATCTTGAAGAAGGCCTGCAGGCGGCCGACTACGACTATCAAACGATCTCGATCACGTTCCCGCGTGGCACGATCGATCCAGATAAGTTGATCAGCGATGCGACCAACTTCTTCAACGACCAGGTTCGCGATTACGAATCGACCGGCGGGCGACGCCACTCGATCCGTTTCATTCACGGCACCGCCGGCAACACCGCGACGATCCAGATGAAAGGCAAAAGTGGTGGCAAGAGTCCCACCAGCAGCAGCGACATTCGCGCGTGCCTGAGCCACCGACCACTCGGTTGGACGTTCTCGGATTTCGGCAGTGACCCGGGCGAGGACGTGTCCGCGATCGACGGATTGGCACTGGACGAAGTTGCTTTGGACTTGGTCCGCGAAGCCGGCCGTTGGCGTGAAACGGAAGCTTGGCATCACGAACGTGGACTGCCGTGGCGGCGAGGCTATTTGCTTCACGGCGAACCGGGAACCGGAAAGACGGCGCTGGCCCGCGCGATGGCCGAGGACTTGGACTTGCCGGTTTTCGTCTATGACTTGGCCACGCTGAAGAACGATGAACTGTTGAAAGCTTGGAACCAAATGTTAGCCGAGGTTCCGTGCATGGCTTTGATGGAGGACATCGATGCTGTGTTCGACGGTCGCAAAAACATCGCTGTGCAAAATGGACCCGGATTGACGTTTGATTGTTTGCTGAACTGCCTCGACGGTGTTCAACGCGCTGACGGATTGATGGTCATGATCACGACCAATCATCTGGAAAAAATCGACCCGGCGATTGGACAACCCGGCGCCATCGGGTCCCGCCCAGGACGAATCGACCGCGTCGTTTCCATGGGCCGCTTGGACGAAGAAGGACGCCGAAAATTGGCCGAGCGAATCCTGCGGGATTGGCCGCATTGGATTGACGACCTCTGTCAAGCCGGTCGCGGTGATACACCGGCCCAGTTCCAAGAACGCTGCAGTCGGTTAGCGTTAAAACTGCACTACGGCGATCTGAACGGCCAACCCGATGTCCCGACGGCGATGCAAAAAATCTAG
- a CDS encoding histidine triad nucleotide-binding protein translates to MPSIFTKIIARQIPADILHEDELCLAFRDISPKAPTHFLVIPKKEIVSLADLTDEDQTIVGRCVVVASQVAAAEGLDGGYRLICNCGDDGGQEVPHLHFHVMGGRKMTWPPG, encoded by the coding sequence ATGCCGTCAATCTTCACCAAAATAATCGCCCGCCAGATCCCCGCCGACATTCTTCACGAAGATGAGTTGTGTTTGGCGTTCCGCGACATCAGCCCCAAAGCGCCGACTCACTTCCTGGTCATCCCCAAGAAAGAAATTGTTTCGCTCGCCGATTTGACAGATGAAGACCAGACGATCGTCGGCCGCTGTGTCGTCGTGGCGTCCCAGGTTGCCGCCGCCGAAGGTCTGGACGGCGGCTATCGGCTGATCTGTAACTGTGGCGACGATGGCGGCCAAGAAGTTCCCCATCTGCATTTTCACGTCATGGGCGGCCGAAAGATGACCTGGCCACCAGGATAG
- a CDS encoding carbon storage regulator gives MLVLSRKKGESIEFPSLGVVVRVLDLKKSRIEIGIDAPRDVAIVRGENVAVTGKQRASLASQPLAEIEARIAALAELADPKHRTVARQVAADAISRLGELRKSSPASPTPLADFVAIRTEVLDELRRQHEAQDAITCVRQASVGYAVGFDNAVSA, from the coding sequence ATGCTGGTGCTGTCACGGAAGAAGGGCGAATCGATTGAGTTCCCATCGTTGGGCGTCGTCGTTCGGGTCCTCGATCTGAAGAAATCGCGGATCGAAATCGGTATCGACGCACCCCGCGACGTTGCCATTGTTCGCGGCGAGAACGTTGCCGTGACCGGCAAGCAACGGGCGAGCTTGGCGAGCCAACCGCTCGCTGAAATCGAAGCTCGCATCGCGGCCTTGGCAGAACTCGCCGATCCGAAACATCGCACCGTTGCACGGCAAGTTGCTGCGGACGCCATCAGCCGGCTTGGCGAGCTGCGAAAATCAAGTCCAGCGTCGCCGACACCACTGGCCGACTTTGTCGCCATCCGAACCGAAGTGCTCGACGAACTGCGCCGCCAACACGAAGCTCAAGACGCGATCACCTGCGTCCGACAAGCGTCGGTAGGTTACGCGGTCGGTTTCGACAACGCCGTGTCGGCTTAA
- a CDS encoding prolyl oligopeptidase family serine peptidase, which yields MQNPFDVRIRFLLLFATLVMGTESISMADGPADNQAGLVRPIPPPGIELDKAIEQVLLKRCESVRTSFISIDPKLENPAVQSLACEVLVFPRAVELAVEFGQFYKPKEIEAAGQLLDEAERRVTIIREGGDWAAVVGIGDGASQKLIVGGYQSKLDDSYQPYSVVVPMGTRKCDPRPRRMDVWFHGRGETLSEVAFLTKQQSDAGEYTPVDSFVLHPYGRYCNAFKFAGEIDVLESIDYVQSRLPVDPDRISVRGFSMGGAACWQMATHHADRWFAANPGAGFSETPEFLSFFQGEDARTTAPDYQQKLWKLYDCPPWAGNLKQCPTIAYSGEIDKQKQAADVMDTALRRVGIDMVHVIGPDTAHKIHPDSKKTIESTMETLARSAPMVAPRRVDFTTMTLRYHRMHWVDVQGLGEHWKPARVEADVDSASRIRVTTENVTDLHLDFGPGQWPGATSGPVKIEINGTTVIGPPIRSDRSWSVALTQGAKDWETVSKRDELELRKRPGLQGPIDDGLMDRFLFVMPGEASSDKVVQQWVESESKHAMDHWRKHFRGDIRQTLDRELTDEQIASNNLILFGDVESNELIARIADKLPVKWTDDEIRIGGSKVPRAGHVPILIFPNPLNPDRYVVINSGFTYREYDYLNNARQTPKLPDWALVDVTGGSTSQTPGEVKSAGFFNEKWQP from the coding sequence ATGCAGAATCCATTCGACGTTCGTATTCGCTTCCTTTTGTTGTTCGCCACTTTGGTCATGGGAACCGAATCGATTTCCATGGCCGATGGCCCCGCCGACAACCAAGCCGGTCTGGTTCGCCCGATTCCGCCGCCCGGCATCGAATTGGACAAGGCGATCGAGCAGGTGCTGCTGAAACGATGCGAATCCGTTCGCACGTCGTTTATTAGCATCGATCCGAAGCTCGAAAACCCGGCTGTACAATCACTCGCCTGCGAAGTGCTTGTGTTTCCACGTGCGGTCGAGTTGGCCGTCGAATTTGGACAGTTCTATAAGCCCAAGGAAATCGAAGCCGCCGGTCAATTGTTGGACGAAGCCGAGCGTCGCGTGACGATCATTCGCGAAGGCGGCGACTGGGCAGCAGTCGTTGGAATCGGCGACGGTGCTAGCCAAAAGCTGATCGTCGGTGGCTACCAATCGAAGCTGGACGACTCTTACCAACCCTATAGCGTGGTCGTACCGATGGGAACGCGGAAGTGCGACCCGCGTCCACGACGGATGGATGTTTGGTTTCACGGCCGCGGCGAAACGCTAAGCGAAGTCGCCTTCCTAACCAAACAACAATCCGATGCGGGAGAATACACTCCGGTGGATTCGTTTGTACTGCATCCTTACGGACGCTACTGCAACGCGTTCAAGTTCGCCGGTGAAATCGATGTGCTGGAATCGATCGATTACGTTCAATCGCGACTTCCCGTCGACCCCGATCGAATCAGCGTACGAGGTTTTTCGATGGGCGGCGCAGCGTGTTGGCAAATGGCGACCCATCACGCGGACCGTTGGTTCGCCGCCAACCCCGGTGCCGGTTTTTCGGAAACACCCGAATTCCTGAGCTTCTTTCAAGGCGAAGACGCCCGAACCACCGCGCCGGACTACCAACAAAAACTTTGGAAACTGTACGATTGCCCGCCTTGGGCCGGCAACTTGAAGCAATGCCCCACGATCGCGTATAGCGGCGAAATCGACAAACAGAAACAAGCTGCCGATGTGATGGACACAGCACTTCGCCGCGTCGGCATCGACATGGTTCATGTGATCGGTCCCGATACGGCACACAAGATCCATCCTGATTCCAAGAAGACGATCGAATCGACGATGGAGACGCTGGCGAGGTCCGCTCCAATGGTCGCGCCGCGACGAGTCGACTTCACCACAATGACACTTCGATACCATCGAATGCACTGGGTCGACGTGCAAGGGTTGGGAGAACACTGGAAACCGGCCAGAGTGGAAGCTGATGTCGATTCCGCTTCACGGATTCGCGTCACGACCGAGAACGTCACAGACCTCCATCTTGATTTCGGCCCCGGTCAATGGCCGGGTGCTACGTCCGGTCCGGTCAAAATCGAGATCAATGGGACCACCGTGATCGGTCCACCGATTCGTTCGGACCGGTCATGGAGCGTGGCACTGACTCAAGGCGCCAAAGACTGGGAAACGGTATCCAAACGCGATGAATTGGAACTGCGGAAACGTCCGGGCTTACAAGGGCCGATCGACGACGGGTTGATGGATCGTTTCCTGTTTGTGATGCCCGGCGAAGCATCCAGCGACAAGGTCGTCCAGCAGTGGGTCGAGTCCGAGTCCAAGCATGCGATGGACCATTGGCGAAAACACTTCCGAGGCGACATTCGCCAGACGTTGGATCGCGAGTTGACGGACGAACAGATTGCGTCGAACAATTTGATCCTGTTTGGCGACGTTGAATCCAACGAGCTGATCGCTCGGATCGCCGATAAGTTGCCGGTCAAATGGACCGATGACGAGATCCGTATTGGCGGATCCAAAGTGCCTCGGGCCGGTCATGTACCGATTCTGATTTTCCCGAATCCGCTCAATCCCGATCGCTATGTCGTCATCAACAGCGGATTCACGTATCGCGAATATGACTACCTCAACAACGCCCGCCAAACACCCAAGTTGCCGGACTGGGCATTGGTGGATGTGACCGGCGGCTCAACGTCTCAGACACCGGGCGAAGTAAAATCCGCAGGATTTTTCAACGAGAAGTGGCAACCGTAA
- a CDS encoding ATP-binding response regulator — MSSILLAEDSSTHAALMRSILESAGYHVECVENGRLALETLGQRQPDLVVTDLRMPELNGMELVRAIAEKYSHLPTVVVTARGSESLAVDALATGAANFVPKNSLHKLLNRVVGQTIRMAHADRVFGEGYPPLKRPEFTLTVANDIAAIEPVVLFVVQTLAATGHMNPTHRIRIGTAVYSAMLNAICFGNLEIQDSETLLSRLLAGDETGVQEMAERAAKPEYARRTVELRFSVGEHDTRIQVSQTGRGRVTRMTPAPGTPESFELEQCRGLMLLTSLMDDVIFRAGNSEVVMVKNHD; from the coding sequence ATGTCGTCGATTCTACTAGCCGAGGATAGTTCAACGCACGCAGCGTTGATGCGATCCATTTTGGAGTCTGCTGGGTATCACGTCGAGTGCGTCGAAAATGGCCGGCTGGCGCTTGAGACACTTGGCCAGCGACAACCCGATTTGGTGGTGACGGACCTGAGAATGCCGGAGCTGAACGGGATGGAATTGGTCCGCGCGATCGCCGAGAAATACTCGCACCTTCCCACAGTGGTGGTCACCGCCAGAGGCAGCGAATCATTAGCCGTCGACGCCCTGGCGACGGGGGCCGCCAATTTTGTCCCCAAAAACTCGCTTCACAAACTGTTAAACCGCGTGGTCGGGCAAACCATTCGGATGGCCCACGCCGACCGAGTCTTCGGCGAGGGGTACCCGCCCTTGAAGCGACCCGAATTTACTTTGACGGTCGCAAACGACATCGCGGCAATCGAACCGGTCGTGTTGTTTGTGGTCCAGACGTTGGCCGCGACGGGGCACATGAACCCGACCCACCGGATTCGAATCGGGACGGCCGTTTACAGCGCGATGCTGAACGCGATCTGCTTCGGCAATTTGGAAATCCAAGACAGCGAAACGCTGCTCAGTCGATTGTTGGCAGGCGATGAAACGGGTGTTCAGGAAATGGCCGAGAGAGCGGCGAAGCCCGAGTACGCCCGCCGAACGGTTGAACTAAGGTTCTCGGTTGGCGAGCATGACACGCGAATTCAAGTTTCCCAAACGGGACGCGGGCGAGTGACCCGAATGACGCCAGCACCGGGAACCCCGGAGTCCTTCGAATTGGAACAGTGTCGCGGTTTGATGTTGTTGACCAGCCTTATGGATGACGTCATCTTTCGAGCTGGTAACAGCGAAGTGGTGATGGTGAAGAATCATGATTGA